A window of the Gossypium hirsutum isolate 1008001.06 chromosome A03, Gossypium_hirsutum_v2.1, whole genome shotgun sequence genome harbors these coding sequences:
- the LOC107887782 gene encoding non-specific lipid-transfer protein 2, with product MTRLEEEKNMKRVSFVMILCAVALAAAVVFSGETRSVEAVTCSPIELIPCLPAISTPPKPPSAACCGKVKEQLPCFCGYLKDPSAKPFIDNPNIPKVASSCGVAHAYPPKC from the exons ATGACTAGATTG gaagaagaaaagaatatgaAGAGGGTTTCCTTTGTTATGATCTTGTGTGCGGTGGCACTAGCGGCAGCGGTGGTGTTTTCAGGTGAAACACGCTCGGTGGAAGCAGTGACATGCAGCCCCATCGAGCTCATCCCATGCTTGCCGGCAATCTCAACACCGCCAAAGCCTCCATCCGCCGCTTGTTGCGGAAAGGTGAAGGAACAGCTACCATGCTTTTGTGGCTACCTTAAGGACCCAAGTGCTAAGCCATTCATTGACAATCCCAATATTCCAAAGGTGGCTAGCTCTTGTGGAGTTGCACATGCATATCCTCCTAAGTGTTAA